The sequence GTTTTATTTGAAGGAGCTAGATCGGCACTTCCACCTAAAAAGCCTGAAATTTGTTCGCTAATGGCATTTAAAATTTGTCCATTTGAATCTCGTGTTGCAAGTTTCTTACCACTAAAAACAGGAAATTCAACCTTTGAAAAATCAGGATTTAAAAGTGAGTTTAACAGCTCTTTTTTTTCATTAGATAGTTTTTTTACCTTATCATTCCATAAAGCCTCTTCTAAATCCCCTTTTTCAATAGCTGCTCTTGTTTCAAACAAAACATCCTCATCAACAAAAAAAGACTTTTCTGGATCAAATCCAGCCTCTTGCTTTGCTTTTTTTATAACTTCTTCTCCAAGTGGAGAGCCATGACTAGAGGCACTTCCTTCAAGTTCTAAAGCACCTTTTGCAATTGTAGTTTTAGCTATAATCAAATATGGCTTAGTTTTGTTTTTTGCCTCATCTAAAACAAATTCAATTTGATCAAAATTATGCCCATCAATTCTTGCGACCTCAAAGCCTTGTGCCTCAAATCTTACTTTAATATCTTCATCCCAAGCTAGAGCGGTGCTACCTTCAATGGTAATGCTGTTTGAGTCATAGATGATAACTAAATTGTTTAAATTGTGCTTTCCTGCTAATGCACAAGCCTCATAGCTAATGCCCTCTTGCAAATCACCATCGCCACATAAACAATAAACCTTATGATCAATAATGCTGTTATCTTCTTCGTTTAGTAAATTTTGTGCATATTTTGCCGCCATAGCGAACCCAACTGCATTTGCCACGCCTTGACCAAGTGGTCCTGTTGCAATTTCTACACCCTCTGTTGTGATTTCTGGATGTCCTGGTGTTTTAGAGTGAAGTTGGCGAAAATTTTTAAGCTCGTCCATACTTAAATCATACCCACTTAAGTAAAGATAACTATAAACTAAAGCACTTGCATGCCCACCTGAAAATACTATCCTATCCCTATTTAGCCAATTAGGATTTTTAGGATGATGTTTTATTTTTTTCATCAGCACAGTCATTATATCGCTAAGCCCCATAGGCGCACCTGGGTGTCCTGAGTTAGCTTTTTGTATCATATCTGCGCTTAAAAACTTAATTGTGTTGGAAATTTTGGTTTGCATGCTTACCCTTTTAAATATTTTTTTGTTAAATTTTCTATCATTTTTACTAGTTGCGGTTCAGAACTTTGAATATCTTTAGATATCTCTTCTATTAATTGGTTTTTAATCTTTATAGATTTTTCTACGCCTATTAAATTTGTAAATGAATTTTTACTTTTATCATTATTTGTTGGCTTACCTGCTTCTTCTTGAGTATTTGTAGCATCTATAATATCATCTTGAATTTGAAAAGCAAGTCCTAACTTTATACCTATATCATAAATTTCTTTTACTTTTTTATCGCTGAGTTTTGAAATGATTGCACCCATTTGCAAACTAGAAGCTATTAGTGCGCCTGTTTTGTTGTTATGTATAAAGGTAATCTCTTCAATATCTAGCTTTTTATCCTCAAAAAAACAGTCAATTGCTTGACCTAAAACCATACCATTGCAACCTGCACTAAAAGATAAAGACTCAATACATTTTAATTTTATATCACTGTCTAAATTTGCTTGTGTTATCTCATAAAATGCTCTAGTATTTAAAGCATCTCCTACTAAAAGCGCTGTAACCTCATCAAATTTTTTATGCGTTGTTACATTTCCTCTTCTTAAATCGGCATTATCCATAATAGGAAGATCATCATGTATTAAAGAGTATGTATGTATCATTTCAAGTGCTAAAGCTACTCTTAATGCATTATCAAAATAAGATGGATTTAGCTCTTCAACTACACCTAAAAGAAGCTGAGCTCTAAAATGCTTTCCACCACTTCTTAACATATAGTTTAAAGCTTCTTCAAAATATGGGTGAAAACTTTTGCACTCTATATAGTTATCTTTTAAGAAAATTTCAAATTTTTCTAATATAGACACTAATTCAGTCCCCCTAAACCACCAAGCATTTTTGCGGCTAAATCTTTCTTTTGAGTTTCAACTAGTTTTATAGCATCATTCATAGCAGATA is a genomic window of Campylobacter blaseri containing:
- the tkt gene encoding transketolase; its protein translation is MQTKISNTIKFLSADMIQKANSGHPGAPMGLSDIMTVLMKKIKHHPKNPNWLNRDRIVFSGGHASALVYSYLYLSGYDLSMDELKNFRQLHSKTPGHPEITTEGVEIATGPLGQGVANAVGFAMAAKYAQNLLNEEDNSIIDHKVYCLCGDGDLQEGISYEACALAGKHNLNNLVIIYDSNSITIEGSTALAWDEDIKVRFEAQGFEVARIDGHNFDQIEFVLDEAKNKTKPYLIIAKTTIAKGALELEGSASSHGSPLGEEVIKKAKQEAGFDPEKSFFVDEDVLFETRAAIEKGDLEEALWNDKVKKLSNEKKELLNSLLNPDFSKVEFPVFSGKKLATRDSNGQILNAISEQISGFLGGSADLAPSNKTTLKNSQDFPLGKNIHYGIREHAMAAIGNSFARYGLFVPFSATFFIFSDYLKTGARLAALMGLRHYFVFTHDSIGVGEDGPTHEPIEQLSTFRAMPNFYTFRPADGDENVKCWQAALDFAYPSAFVCSRQGLNPLPKPVFGDVINGAYLLKESNGAKITLVASGSEVDLCLKAAAILESEDIKTNVVSAPCFELLCKQDKDYIAKIFDKNTKVLAVEAASALEWYKFADDVVCMESFGESGNANELFKHFGFSDINIAQRAKELIK
- a CDS encoding polyprenyl synthetase family protein, with translation MSILEKFEIFLKDNYIECKSFHPYFEEALNYMLRSGGKHFRAQLLLGVVEELNPSYFDNALRVALALEMIHTYSLIHDDLPIMDNADLRRGNVTTHKKFDEVTALLVGDALNTRAFYEITQANLDSDIKLKCIESLSFSAGCNGMVLGQAIDCFFEDKKLDIEEITFIHNNKTGALIASSLQMGAIISKLSDKKVKEIYDIGIKLGLAFQIQDDIIDATNTQEEAGKPTNNDKSKNSFTNLIGVEKSIKIKNQLIEEISKDIQSSEPQLVKMIENLTKKYLKG